A region from the Halomarina litorea genome encodes:
- a CDS encoding complex I subunit 1/NuoH family protein — protein sequence MSGAFFQQGNATNGSNATAGNASANASANGTATGTLPDTIGGLLGFGQMGPFETFVAAVIGAALVATFLLTLVAVSGIWGKRKITAAFTDRIAVNRIGPFGLLIIVADAVRLLSKELIIPEGADRPAYDIGPIVMASSAVLGFAVIPMGNGIHLADPETGLAYVFAVSSIASLGILMCGYSSNNKYSLLGGLRAVAQNIAYEIPLVITGASVVLFAGSLQMSEIVAAQTEPLFTIAGLSIPAWYAFVNPFAFVLFMAANLAEVGRNPFDVPEAPTEIVAGYQTEYSSVYFVLMYLAEFLHIFLGGAIIATVFLGGPAGPILPGFVWFVIKMLAVYLFTQWARSAVPRVRIDQLIEIGWKGMLVLSFANLLLTAVIVGVIV from the coding sequence ATGAGCGGGGCGTTCTTCCAGCAGGGCAACGCGACGAACGGGTCGAACGCCACAGCGGGGAACGCCTCGGCGAACGCGTCGGCGAACGGGACCGCGACGGGGACGCTCCCCGACACCATCGGCGGACTGCTCGGCTTCGGCCAGATGGGGCCGTTCGAGACGTTCGTCGCCGCGGTCATCGGCGCGGCGCTCGTCGCCACCTTCCTGCTCACCCTCGTCGCCGTCTCCGGCATCTGGGGCAAGCGGAAGATCACCGCGGCGTTCACCGACCGCATCGCCGTCAACCGCATCGGGCCGTTCGGCCTGCTCATCATCGTGGCCGACGCGGTCCGACTGCTGTCGAAGGAACTCATCATCCCCGAGGGGGCCGACCGCCCGGCGTACGACATCGGTCCCATCGTCATGGCCAGTTCGGCCGTCCTCGGCTTCGCGGTCATCCCGATGGGCAACGGCATCCACCTGGCGGACCCCGAGACGGGACTCGCCTACGTGTTCGCCGTCTCCTCCATCGCCAGCCTCGGCATCCTCATGTGCGGGTACTCCTCGAACAACAAGTACTCGCTCCTCGGCGGCCTGCGTGCCGTCGCACAGAACATCGCCTACGAGATTCCCCTCGTCATCACCGGCGCGTCGGTGGTGCTGTTCGCGGGGAGCCTCCAGATGAGCGAGATCGTCGCCGCACAGACGGAGCCACTATTCACCATCGCGGGCCTCTCGATTCCCGCGTGGTACGCGTTCGTCAACCCGTTCGCGTTCGTGCTGTTCATGGCGGCGAACCTGGCGGAGGTCGGACGCAACCCGTTCGACGTGCCCGAGGCGCCGACCGAAATCGTCGCCGGGTACCAGACCGAGTACTCCTCGGTGTACTTCGTGTTGATGTACCTCGCGGAGTTCCTGCACATCTTCCTCGGTGGGGCCATCATCGCGACGGTGTTCCTCGGCGGCCCGGCCGGACCCATCCTGCCCGGGTTCGTCTGGTTCGTCATCAAGATGCTCGCGGTGTACCTCTTCACGCAGTGGGCCCGGTCGGCGGTGCCCCGCGTGCGCATCGACCAGCTCATCGAGATCGGCTGGAAGGGGATGCTCGTGCTCTCGTTCGCCAACCTGCTGCTGACGGCCGTCATCGTCGGGGTGATCGTCTGA
- a CDS encoding Rdx family protein gives MDDVSIEYCANYGQLSKATTTQRLLLDWLTTDECGVSLQPCPDPAFRVRVGDEVVWSVDSSDHVDPVAAVNAVQRAANRG, from the coding sequence ATGGACGACGTGTCGATAGAGTACTGCGCGAACTACGGGCAGCTCTCGAAGGCGACGACGACCCAGCGACTCCTGCTCGACTGGCTCACCACCGACGAGTGCGGCGTCTCCCTCCAGCCGTGTCCCGACCCAGCGTTCCGCGTCCGCGTGGGCGACGAAGTAGTGTGGTCGGTCGACTCGTCCGACCACGTCGACCCGGTGGCGGCCGTCAACGCCGTTCAGCGGGCCGCGAACCGCGGATAG
- the ribH gene encoding 6,7-dimethyl-8-ribityllumazine synthase has protein sequence MVALGLVVARFNREVTKEMEEAALDAAAEQGADVVETVHVPGAYDAPLAADRLARREDIEAVAVVGAIVTGDTDHDQVIASAAAQGLTDVSLDRDTPVMLGITGPGMSAAEARERVGNAGKAVEGAVDMVSAL, from the coding sequence ATGGTAGCACTCGGACTGGTGGTCGCGCGGTTCAACCGCGAGGTCACCAAGGAGATGGAGGAGGCCGCCCTCGACGCGGCCGCAGAACAGGGCGCGGACGTCGTGGAGACGGTCCACGTGCCGGGCGCGTACGACGCACCGCTCGCCGCCGACCGACTCGCACGGCGCGAGGACATCGAGGCCGTCGCCGTCGTCGGGGCCATCGTCACCGGCGACACCGACCACGACCAGGTCATCGCCAGCGCCGCCGCACAGGGACTGACCGACGTGAGCCTCGACCGCGACACCCCCGTCATGCTCGGCATCACCGGGCCGGGGATGAGCGCCGCCGAGGCCCGCGAACGGGTCGGCAACGCCGGGAAGGCCGTCGAGGGGGCGGTCGACATGGTGAGTGCGCTATGA
- a CDS encoding pyridoxal phosphate-dependent aminotransferase: MNREFADRVTRIEPSATVAVSNLASQLEADGVDVVDLSVGEPDFPTPDVVVEAAKDAMDAGHTGYAPSKGIPELRAEIVDRLGERGLPYDEDQIIVTPGGKQGLFEVFQALVDEGSEVVLLDPAWVSYEAMAKIAGGDLTRVDLTDHEFQLEPALDDLAEAVSDDTQLLVVNSPSNPTGAVYSDAALEGVRDLAVEHDITVISDEIYDRITYDGVKATSLGSLDGMEDRTVTLNGFSKAYSMTGWRLGYIAAPDDIVDEAGKLQSHSVTCATNFVQHAGVTALRECDEFVAEMRDAFADRREMLADLFADHDVDVPVGDGAFYMMVPVDDDDQQWCEDAIQEAHVAMVPGSAFGAPGYARLSYAASEERLREAVERLAENDFL, translated from the coding sequence ATGAACCGCGAGTTCGCGGACCGCGTCACCAGAATCGAACCCAGTGCCACCGTCGCCGTCAGCAACCTCGCCAGCCAACTGGAGGCCGACGGCGTGGACGTCGTCGACCTCTCGGTCGGCGAACCCGACTTCCCGACGCCCGACGTGGTCGTCGAGGCCGCCAAGGACGCGATGGACGCGGGCCACACCGGCTACGCCCCCTCGAAGGGCATCCCGGAACTCCGCGCCGAGATCGTCGACCGCCTCGGCGAGCGCGGCCTGCCGTACGACGAGGACCAGATCATCGTCACGCCCGGCGGCAAGCAGGGACTCTTCGAGGTCTTCCAGGCGCTCGTCGACGAGGGGAGCGAGGTCGTCCTCCTCGACCCCGCGTGGGTGTCCTACGAGGCGATGGCGAAGATCGCCGGCGGCGACCTGACCCGCGTCGACCTGACGGACCACGAGTTCCAGCTCGAACCCGCCCTCGACGACCTGGCCGAAGCCGTGAGCGACGACACGCAACTGCTCGTCGTGAACTCGCCGAGCAACCCGACGGGCGCGGTGTACTCCGACGCCGCCCTCGAAGGGGTGCGCGACCTCGCCGTCGAACACGATATCACAGTGATCTCCGACGAGATCTACGACCGCATCACCTACGACGGCGTCAAGGCGACCAGCCTCGGATCGCTCGACGGGATGGAAGACCGGACGGTCACGCTCAACGGCTTCTCGAAGGCCTACTCGATGACGGGGTGGCGACTGGGCTACATCGCCGCGCCCGACGACATCGTCGACGAGGCGGGGAAACTCCAGAGCCACTCCGTGACGTGCGCGACGAACTTCGTCCAGCACGCGGGCGTGACCGCGCTCCGGGAGTGCGACGAGTTCGTCGCCGAGATGCGCGATGCGTTCGCCGACCGACGCGAGATGCTCGCGGACCTGTTCGCCGACCACGACGTGGACGTGCCCGTCGGTGACGGCGCGTTCTACATGATGGTCCCGGTGGACGACGACGACCAGCAGTGGTGCGAGGACGCGATTCAGGAGGCCCACGTCGCGATGGTGCCCGGGAGCGCCTTCGGCGCGCCCGGCTACGCCCGGCTCTCCTACGCGGCGAGCGAGGAGCGACTCCGGGAGGCGGTCGAGCGACTGGCCGAGAACGACTTCCTCTGA
- a CDS encoding flippase activity-associated protein Agl23 — protein sequence MTADRPDRLRATLAVVGAIALLALLARFLFLGHRVAHWDEGRVGYWILDFMRTGEFSYRPIIHGPFLQHVNRAVFSVFGATDATMRYVPALAGGLLPLTALLFRDRLDRVEVAALAFFLAANPILLYYSRFMRGDPLVGAFMFAGFAFLIRLLDTRNLRHLFAAVGFVALGFTVKENAPVYVVCWLGAAAVVGYLKVVVARAHGEYPLTGLRARLRGTSVQRGGHDWSSAPQANGGASPTVTPRTVLLAAGVLLLAVVEFFAIIVFFYAPRGTAKSGLELVEAATVGSFNEFYSLWGDGGMSEHAYLPYLGDLLQTLGAGAVVLCLFALLGFALESYREGGPRPLVFGAFAWGVASLLGYPIITDIKAPWAAVHVVLPLAIPAAAGVSHLVTGGWARYRSADDAMATVGALALALAVVSAGFVGFTGYQTVYANPASPDNELVQYAQPSGDLHGTIAAMEALADRNEGTDVVLYGTFLVQGDPIRQQPSCAGSDGWFNSLPLPWYLERSDAEVACAYNTSALSLVEEEGDPPVVITTLESRSLIAERYPNYDVVVQKLRTTDTRVAFFYDPSRLPADFDTSHIPTATPVPRNTTGNGSENGTTTAALRSG from the coding sequence ATGACAGCAGACCGTCCGGACCGACTGCGGGCCACCCTCGCCGTCGTCGGTGCAATCGCCCTCCTCGCGCTCCTCGCGCGGTTCCTCTTCCTCGGCCACCGGGTCGCCCACTGGGACGAGGGGCGGGTCGGCTACTGGATACTCGACTTCATGCGGACCGGGGAGTTCTCCTACCGTCCCATCATCCACGGTCCGTTCCTCCAGCACGTCAACCGCGCCGTCTTCTCCGTCTTCGGCGCGACGGACGCCACGATGCGCTACGTCCCCGCCCTCGCCGGCGGCCTCCTCCCCCTCACGGCGCTGCTCTTCCGCGACCGACTGGACCGCGTCGAGGTGGCCGCCCTCGCCTTCTTCCTCGCGGCCAACCCCATCTTGCTCTACTACTCGCGGTTCATGCGCGGGGACCCCCTCGTCGGCGCGTTCATGTTCGCCGGGTTCGCCTTCCTGATTCGCCTGCTCGACACCCGGAACCTGCGCCACCTCTTCGCCGCCGTCGGGTTCGTCGCCCTCGGGTTCACCGTCAAGGAGAACGCCCCCGTCTACGTGGTGTGCTGGCTGGGCGCGGCGGCCGTCGTCGGCTACCTGAAGGTCGTCGTCGCCCGCGCACACGGGGAGTACCCTCTCACGGGACTGCGCGCGCGGCTCCGAGGGACCAGCGTCCAGAGGGGAGGCCACGACTGGTCGTCCGCGCCGCAGGCGAACGGCGGCGCGTCGCCGACGGTGACGCCCCGGACCGTCCTCCTCGCCGCCGGCGTCCTCCTGCTCGCGGTCGTCGAGTTCTTCGCGATAATCGTGTTCTTCTACGCGCCGCGGGGGACGGCCAAGAGCGGCCTCGAACTCGTGGAGGCGGCGACCGTCGGGTCGTTCAACGAGTTCTACTCGCTGTGGGGCGACGGCGGCATGTCCGAACACGCCTACCTCCCCTACCTCGGTGACCTCCTCCAGACGCTCGGGGCGGGCGCGGTCGTCCTCTGTCTGTTCGCGCTGCTCGGGTTCGCCCTCGAGAGCTACCGGGAGGGCGGCCCCCGACCCCTCGTCTTCGGGGCGTTCGCGTGGGGTGTCGCCTCCCTGCTCGGCTACCCCATCATTACCGACATCAAGGCGCCGTGGGCGGCCGTTCACGTCGTCCTCCCGCTGGCGATTCCCGCCGCCGCGGGAGTCTCCCACCTCGTCACCGGCGGGTGGGCGCGCTACCGGAGCGCGGACGACGCGATGGCGACGGTCGGCGCGCTCGCACTCGCGCTCGCCGTCGTGAGCGCGGGCTTCGTCGGCTTCACGGGCTACCAGACCGTCTACGCGAACCCCGCCTCCCCCGACAACGAACTCGTCCAGTACGCCCAGCCCTCGGGAGACCTGCACGGGACCATCGCCGCGATGGAGGCGCTCGCCGACCGGAACGAGGGGACCGACGTGGTGCTCTACGGCACCTTCCTCGTGCAGGGCGACCCCATCAGACAGCAGCCCTCCTGTGCGGGCAGCGACGGCTGGTTCAACTCCCTCCCGCTCCCGTGGTACCTCGAACGCAGCGACGCGGAGGTGGCCTGCGCGTACAACACCTCCGCGCTCTCGCTCGTCGAGGAGGAGGGGGACCCGCCGGTCGTCATCACCACGCTCGAGAGCCGGTCGCTCATCGCGGAGCGCTACCCCAACTATGATGTGGTCGTCCAGAAGCTCCGGACGACCGACACGCGGGTGGCGTTCTTCTACGACCCGTCGCGCCTGCCCGCGGACTTCGACACGAGTCACATCCCGACGGCGACGCCGGTCCCCCGGAACACGACCGGGAACGGGAGCGAGAACGGGACAACCACCGCCGCCCTTCGGAGCGGTTAA
- a CDS encoding 5-(carboxyamino)imidazole ribonucleotide synthase — protein sequence MELTTPGPTVGVVGAGQLGRMLGEAAGPLGIEVVALDPTEDPPAAPVVRDTIAADFDDREGLRELAERADVLTYEIELADADLLDEVSEATDTPVHPDTDTLRTTQDKLREKEWLDGAGIPVPAFRRVDDAEDLREAGEELGWPVMLKAREGGYDGRGNLPVEGPDEAEAALDELGGPALAEAFVPYERELAVMGVRGADGTTTFPVTETVHEEEILREMVAPPRAESDVLARAREVAEDVLDSLDGRGIFGIELFETEDGEVLVNEIAPRPHNSGHWTIEGAHTSQFEQHLRAVLGWPLGSSDPRGPAVTTNLLGDVDAPEPAVLSGVESVLETAGASLHWYGKREARPLRKMGHVTVVGTDDEDADGLLSRARDLRKGVTFR from the coding sequence ATGGAACTGACGACGCCCGGCCCGACCGTCGGCGTGGTCGGCGCGGGACAGCTTGGACGGATGCTCGGAGAGGCCGCCGGTCCACTCGGAATCGAGGTCGTCGCCCTCGACCCGACCGAGGACCCGCCGGCCGCACCGGTCGTCCGGGACACCATCGCCGCCGACTTCGACGACCGGGAGGGACTGCGCGAACTCGCCGAACGCGCGGACGTGCTCACCTACGAGATAGAACTGGCCGACGCGGACCTACTGGACGAGGTGAGCGAGGCGACGGACACGCCCGTCCACCCCGACACCGACACCCTGCGGACGACGCAGGACAAACTCCGCGAGAAGGAGTGGCTGGACGGGGCGGGAATCCCGGTGCCCGCGTTCCGACGCGTGGACGACGCCGAGGACCTGCGCGAGGCCGGCGAGGAACTGGGCTGGCCGGTCATGCTGAAGGCCCGCGAGGGCGGCTACGACGGGCGCGGGAACCTGCCCGTCGAGGGACCCGACGAGGCGGAGGCCGCGCTGGACGAACTCGGCGGGCCAGCCCTCGCCGAGGCGTTCGTCCCCTACGAGCGCGAATTGGCCGTGATGGGCGTCCGCGGCGCGGACGGGACGACGACGTTCCCCGTCACCGAGACGGTCCACGAAGAGGAGATACTGCGGGAGATGGTCGCCCCACCACGTGCCGAAAGCGACGTACTCGCGCGCGCACGCGAGGTGGCGGAGGACGTACTGGACTCGCTGGACGGACGGGGTATCTTCGGCATCGAACTGTTCGAGACGGAGGACGGTGAGGTGCTCGTCAACGAGATCGCCCCGCGCCCGCACAACTCCGGGCACTGGACCATCGAGGGCGCACACACCTCGCAGTTCGAACAGCACCTCCGCGCGGTGCTCGGGTGGCCCCTCGGGTCCTCCGACCCTCGTGGCCCGGCGGTGACGACGAACCTCCTCGGCGACGTCGACGCGCCGGAACCCGCCGTCCTCTCGGGGGTCGAATCCGTACTGGAGACGGCGGGCGCGTCGCTGCACTGGTACGGCAAGCGCGAGGCCCGCCCCCTGCGGAAGATGGGCCACGTAACCGTCGTCGGGACGGACGACGAGGACGCGGACGGACTCCTCTCGCGGGCGCGCGACCTGCGGAAGGGTGTGACGTTCCGCTGA
- a CDS encoding NADH-quinone oxidoreductase subunit B, with protein sequence MGEGVDNRFNSKLREAFGSSPFILTKFDKFMNWVRGSSMFMLQFGIACCSIEMMHTYAVKHDLDRFGAGVPRASPRQADVIIVPGTIVSKFAPRMKRVYDQMPEPKFVVGMGSCTISGGPFHEGYNVIKGAEEVIPVDIHVPGCPPRPEALIYGVAKLQERIANGETSPVTVKPYELEQFGDLERDELVQHLADQIDEEDLVMRYDWAESP encoded by the coding sequence ATGGGCGAGGGAGTGGACAACCGGTTCAACTCCAAACTCAGGGAGGCGTTCGGCTCCTCCCCGTTCATTCTCACCAAGTTCGACAAGTTCATGAACTGGGTGCGGGGTTCCTCGATGTTCATGCTGCAGTTCGGCATCGCCTGCTGCAGCATCGAAATGATGCACACCTACGCGGTCAAACACGACCTCGACCGCTTCGGCGCGGGTGTGCCGCGGGCCTCCCCGCGACAGGCCGACGTCATCATCGTCCCGGGGACCATCGTCTCGAAGTTCGCCCCGCGGATGAAGCGCGTCTACGACCAGATGCCCGAGCCGAAGTTCGTCGTCGGGATGGGGTCGTGTACCATCTCCGGCGGTCCCTTCCACGAGGGGTACAACGTCATCAAGGGCGCGGAGGAGGTCATCCCGGTGGACATCCACGTCCCCGGCTGTCCGCCCCGCCCCGAGGCGCTCATCTACGGCGTCGCCAAGTTGCAGGAGCGAATCGCCAACGGCGAGACCTCTCCCGTGACGGTCAAGCCCTACGAACTGGAGCAGTTCGGGGACCTCGAACGCGACGAACTCGTCCAGCACCTCGCCGACCAGATCGACGAGGAGGACCTCGTCATGCGCTACGACTGGGCTGAGTCACCATGA
- a CDS encoding NADH-quinone oxidoreductase subunit D: MSLEEPEPGTREQVGVTSDGLDHDALADLLGDHVIGRESHVNAEGFVVRPEAVADVLTTLKQRAGFDHLSCVTAQEYDDRFESIYHLKKYADPTQELSVVVPAAKDDPRSQSGNAAFRTADWHEREAYDLLGIKYDDHPDPRRILLPETWQGHPLRLDYDVEQPQIATLREHANPLQDDTRSEDDPDTMFLNIGPHHPATHGVLHLKTTLDGETVADVDPDIGYLHRCEEQMCQQGTYRHQIMPYPDRWDYISAGLLNEWAYARAAEDLADLEVPEYAQVIRTMSAELCRMAAHFLALGTFALDVYGDFTAIFMYSTRDREVVQNILEDLTGQRLMFNYFRLGGVAWDLPEPREEFFDKTRDFLDGLPAKLEEYHDMISSNEIFQLRCVNTGVLEPDVAKSYGATGPVARGSGIDYDLRRDDPYGYYPELDWDVVTEDGCDNYSRVLVRMKEVEESAKIVEQCVDLLEDWPEEEREIQSNVPRTLKPDVDREIYRAVEAAKGELGIYIRSDGTDKPARFKIRSPCFSNLQTLPEMAEGEYIPDLVASLGSLDIVLGEVDR, translated from the coding sequence ATGAGTCTGGAAGAACCCGAACCGGGCACACGAGAACAGGTCGGCGTCACGAGCGACGGCCTCGACCACGACGCCCTCGCGGACCTGCTCGGCGACCACGTCATCGGTCGCGAGAGCCACGTCAACGCCGAAGGGTTCGTCGTCCGACCCGAGGCGGTCGCCGACGTGCTCACGACGCTCAAACAGCGGGCGGGCTTCGACCACCTGTCGTGTGTCACGGCACAGGAGTACGACGACCGCTTCGAGAGCATCTACCACCTGAAGAAGTACGCCGACCCGACACAGGAACTGAGCGTCGTCGTCCCCGCGGCGAAGGACGACCCGCGCAGCCAGTCGGGCAACGCGGCCTTCCGGACGGCGGACTGGCACGAGCGTGAGGCCTACGACCTCCTCGGCATCAAGTACGACGACCACCCGGACCCGCGGCGGATCCTCCTGCCCGAGACGTGGCAGGGCCACCCGCTCCGGCTGGACTACGACGTCGAGCAGCCACAGATCGCCACGCTCCGCGAACACGCCAACCCCCTGCAGGACGACACGCGCAGCGAGGACGACCCGGACACGATGTTCCTCAACATCGGGCCGCACCACCCGGCGACCCACGGCGTCCTCCACCTGAAGACGACGCTCGACGGCGAGACAGTCGCGGACGTGGACCCCGACATCGGCTACCTCCACCGCTGCGAGGAGCAGATGTGCCAGCAGGGGACGTACCGCCACCAGATCATGCCGTACCCCGACCGCTGGGACTACATCTCGGCGGGCCTGCTCAACGAGTGGGCGTACGCGCGGGCCGCCGAGGACCTCGCGGACCTCGAGGTGCCCGAGTACGCGCAGGTCATCCGGACCATGTCCGCGGAACTCTGCCGGATGGCGGCGCACTTCCTCGCGCTGGGGACGTTCGCGCTCGACGTCTACGGGGACTTCACGGCCATCTTCATGTACAGCACGCGGGACCGCGAGGTCGTCCAGAACATCCTGGAGGACCTGACGGGCCAGCGCCTGATGTTCAACTACTTCAGGCTGGGTGGGGTCGCGTGGGACCTGCCCGAACCCCGCGAGGAGTTCTTCGACAAGACGCGGGACTTCCTCGACGGCCTCCCGGCCAAACTGGAGGAGTACCACGACATGATCTCCTCGAACGAGATCTTCCAGCTCCGGTGTGTCAACACGGGGGTCCTCGAACCCGACGTCGCCAAGAGCTACGGGGCGACGGGGCCGGTCGCCCGCGGGTCGGGCATCGACTACGACCTGCGCCGCGACGACCCCTACGGCTACTACCCCGAACTCGACTGGGACGTCGTCACCGAGGACGGCTGTGACAACTACTCGCGCGTCCTCGTCCGGATGAAGGAAGTCGAGGAGTCGGCGAAGATCGTCGAGCAGTGCGTCGACCTGCTCGAAGACTGGCCGGAAGAGGAACGCGAGATCCAGTCGAACGTCCCGCGGACGCTCAAGCCGGACGTGGACCGCGAGATCTACCGCGCCGTCGAGGCCGCCAAGGGCGAACTCGGCATCTACATCCGCTCGGACGGGACGGACAAGCCGGCCCGGTTCAAGATCCGGAGTCCGTGCTTCTCGAACCTGCAGACGCTCCCCGAGATGGCCGAAGGCGAGTACATCCCGGACCTCGTCGCCTCGCTCGGCAGTCTCGACATCGTGCTCGGTGAGGTCGACAGATGA
- a CDS encoding NADH-quinone oxidoreductase subunit A — MSNPWIAIGALGLVALLVPLGMMAASSLLRPTVPEQGKAAVYESGEVPTGNTRIRFNIQYYMVALLFVVFDIETVLIFPWTVIYRDAVAQVGLAKALVPMLIFIGVLVVGLGWAWRNGAVRWVRPAATESNPQET; from the coding sequence ATGAGCAACCCGTGGATAGCGATCGGCGCGCTGGGGCTCGTGGCACTCCTCGTCCCACTCGGGATGATGGCGGCATCGAGCCTGCTGCGTCCCACCGTGCCGGAGCAAGGGAAAGCCGCCGTCTACGAGAGCGGCGAGGTCCCGACGGGGAACACGCGCATCCGGTTCAACATCCAGTACTACATGGTCGCGCTGTTGTTCGTCGTCTTCGACATCGAGACGGTCCTCATCTTCCCGTGGACGGTCATCTACCGTGATGCCGTCGCGCAGGTCGGTCTCGCGAAGGCCCTCGTGCCGATGTTGATCTTCATCGGCGTCCTCGTCGTCGGTCTCGGCTGGGCGTGGCGCAACGGAGCGGTCCGCTGGGTGCGGCCCGCAGCAACCGAATCGAACCCGCAAGAAACATGA
- the purE gene encoding 5-(carboxyamino)imidazole ribonucleotide mutase — protein sequence MTPALPEEVQSLVDDLHAEADRDRPTEDTPEVGIVMGSDSDLDTMYGAYEALTELGFAEVTDDDDPPEARFTFETYVVSAHRTPELMYAYATTARDRGLDVIIAGAGGKSADLPNMTASLAYPLPVVGVPVQEKSVDSVIGMPTGAPIVAVDAGKSFNAALSAVQMLAREHGELEDRLVDYHEDLQADVGRVSRALHESGTAAFREGRE from the coding sequence ATGACGCCAGCGCTCCCCGAGGAAGTCCAGTCGCTCGTCGACGACCTGCACGCCGAGGCCGACCGAGACCGGCCGACCGAGGACACCCCCGAGGTGGGCATCGTGATGGGGTCCGATTCGGACCTCGACACGATGTACGGGGCCTACGAGGCCCTGACGGAACTCGGGTTCGCGGAGGTCACCGACGACGACGACCCGCCGGAGGCGCGTTTCACCTTCGAGACGTACGTCGTCAGCGCTCACCGCACCCCCGAGTTGATGTACGCGTACGCGACGACGGCGCGCGACCGAGGTCTGGACGTAATTATCGCCGGTGCGGGCGGGAAGTCGGCGGACCTACCGAACATGACCGCCTCGCTGGCCTACCCGCTCCCGGTCGTCGGGGTCCCGGTTCAGGAGAAGTCGGTCGACTCGGTCATCGGGATGCCGACGGGCGCGCCCATCGTCGCGGTGGACGCGGGCAAGTCGTTCAACGCGGCGCTGTCGGCGGTCCAGATGCTCGCCCGAGAACACGGCGAACTGGAGGACCGCCTCGTCGACTACCACGAGGACCTCCAGGCCGACGTGGGGCGAGTGTCGCGGGCGCTCCACGAGTCGGGGACGGCGGCGTTCCGCGAGGGTAGGGAGTGA